DNA from Clupea harengus chromosome 2, Ch_v2.0.2, whole genome shotgun sequence:
CAGAAAGTCCTCATGTGAATGAGGAAGTGAAGTTGAGAGACATGTTGCTGTTCAGTTCCATTTGACACATCGTCCTGACGGAGCATATGCTATCTATATGAGAAAGGATCATAAACAGGAAACAGTGGCTGTGCTTTTGTCTCGTTAATATCAGTGAATTTTCTAGTTCAGGCTGACCCGAGTTTTTAGTCAATTAAAAGTGAAAGCAAAGACTGTCAGGCATAACTGCAACTGCAACTACCAGACAAAATGGCATCCAAGTCCTTTTCAGAAGAGgatttctcctgtcctgtgtgctacAATATCTACAAGGATCCTGTTCTTCTGACCTGTACTCACAGCATCTGTAACACCTGcctgcagcagttctgggaaACCAAAGGGTCCAGGGAATGTCCAATCTGCAGGACAAGTTGCTCAAAAGAAAAGTATCCTCTCAACCTGAAACTAAAGAACCTGTGTGAGACTTTCCAACAGGAGAGAATTCAGGGAGAAGCATTCTGCAGTCTGCACCGTTCTGAACTCAAGCTTTTCTGTGAAGATGACAAAcagcttgtgtgtttggtgtgtcgagACTCAAAACTCCACAAGAACCACAACTTCAGCCCTATCAGTGAAGCAGCACTTGAGCGTAAGGTAAGATTAGTGGCTATCaattgtttacatttagtcagtGACGATGGACAACCATATCGATTTTCTTGGAAAAACTTCACCCAGAAACCCAGTTCAGCAGATAGTCGTTTAGTGGCTGTAGTATTCATTCCGAACCACTAGGTGTGATCATGTCTCTTATCTCATCTTTCCTCTCTACCGTTGAACCTTCTTGCATGACCTCCTCTCCATGAGTCTGTACCTACTGTAGAAAACACCTGTTACAATTACAGTTATTATACAGttattgtacgtcgctttggacaaaagcgtctgctaaatgactaaatgtaactgTATATCGTCTTGAATGCAGTTAAAATTTCATGTTGTACGCACAGTTTCTCCTCGTCAGTAAAAATGACTGAGTGTTAGTCACAGTTATCACCCACATCATCAGGGACATCAGTGCCCAGACTGATAGGAGAACCAGTTTCACAAAGAATGTTCAAGTTCTTCTCCATTTAAAGTTCAGTACTGACCAATGAGAAGTCACCATTCACAGGGCCATATCCTCAGACTCAACTTACCTGAAGAAGATAAAGAACCTAAGAGGCATTTCTCAAAACTTCATCCTCTGTGTCATTCTGGAAGTGAATGCACTGTTTATACAGAAACTATAAATTAGCAATAGTTTCATCAATTTGCAATGGTAAAGCCTAAGGTCTTGTGAGATTAAGGATTCATAACATTAAGGCAGGATAAAGTACAGGAGCAACTAATAGCAGTGAAAACAGCTACATTTTAGGGTGACCACAACTATTGGAGAAAATGGCTTCCTTTCTCAGAGTCTgatttctcctgtcctgtgtgctgtgaaaTCTTCAAGAATCCCATTCTTCTCACATgtagtcacagtgtgtgtaaagtctGCTTACAGCAGTTCTGGGAGCCTAAAGGATCCAGGGAATGTCCAGTATGCAGGAGAACATCCTCCTCTTAACCTCTTCTCCATGAGTCTGTACCTACTGTATAAAACACCTCTTACAATTACAGTTATTATATTGTCATAAACACAGTTAAAATCACCTTCATCAAGATATCAACATTCACTGAATACATTGTTTCATTGTAACAATTTTAGACTGTGTTTGACCTTTGCACAGTAATTGGTAATACCTCATTCAGA
Protein-coding regions in this window:
- the LOC122133325 gene encoding nuclear factor 7, brain-like yields the protein MASKSFSEEDFSCPVCYNIYKDPVLLTCTHSICNTCLQQFWETKGSRECPICRTSCSKEKYPLNLKLKNLCETFQQERIQGEAFCSLHRSELKLFCEDDKQLVCLVCRDSKLHKNHNFSPISEAALERKEELKIKLEPLQKKLDNFKQVKTTSDKTAQHIRVQAQHTERQIKEEFEKLHHPCLSRFCKRSNDAAAGVPSQSESQHLSSRCGGGADILIIDF